In Lycium ferocissimum isolate CSIRO_LF1 unplaced genomic scaffold, AGI_CSIRO_Lferr_CH_V1 ctg13783, whole genome shotgun sequence, the genomic window TATTTAAATGTATGTGTAGTTAAAATGTTCTTCAATCTCTATTAAATACATGGTAGTTTGAACCATTGATGGATCATGTATTTGAACAGTTCATCAACTGAAAATcatgtatttatatgtatgtgtatttttaCTCATGTATTTGTTTGAGTTTTATATATTGTTATTGCTGATGTTCAATTTCTGGGGTTTTATCTTGAACGAATCATGTATTTGAACACATGTATAGATGTATTTTTGAACAAGTGAGAAAATTAATAATCATGTATTTGAACATATGAGTTATATGTGTTTAAACACATTTGTATGTTTATGTCACAGCCAACTGTGTATTTGAACAAATGAGGAACTGATAATCATGTATCTGAACATATATGTATTAGAACACATTTGTATGTTTATGTTATAGCTAACTGtgtatttgaaaaaattatgaaatgagaatCATACATTTGAATGTTTGAGTTATatgtattttaattatttattcattattgaaTCATGTATTTgaacacatatacacacaactgatcaaataagaGGCAACTGATGAACTGAGAAGCAAATACACAGTGTATTGAACAATTGACGAACTAAGAAGCAAATACACAGACATTCTAAtacatatacattgcatatatattttgaattattatatATTTGATTCTCATTTGTTGCTATATATTCCTTTATTCAGGCCTCTAAATTCCTTGTTAAATTTCCTCCCACTCATCCGACACGATATGCGTCGTACATGACCACAATATTAAAAAAGACTTGGAGGACAAACTTACAGATAGACAGCAGCAACTATTTTCCAAAACTATATTTGCAAAATACATCCAGATGCAACATTGTGAAGTTCAAGGACAGATGTTTCGGTGTTTAATGGTCAGAGAGTTGAAGAAAAGTACTACCAATGGCTTTTGTTATTGATATTAATGAAACCGAATTGACATTTACTCTCTTTGATTTTGCATTAATGTATGGGTTAGAGTGTTACGGTGAAGAAATCATTTTTAATGAGGGTAAAAACAGActgttggaaaaatattttggtAATTCCAATAAGAGTGTGAAAAAGATGGCTTTAAATGAGTGCTTTAATGATAAGAATTGGGGTGTCGATGATGATGCAGATCAAGAAGCTTTAAAATTGTGTTGCTGTATTTCATTCATAACTACATCCTTTCCAGTGAAAAGAGAAACGTCGTCATTCCAAGACTTCATTTTGACTTGGTAGAGAGTGAACGGCACAAAGACTATACATGGGGAAAGGAAGCATTTGATCATTTGATTAAAAGCATTCACCATAAGATGGACAAGCCGAAATAGTATTACTCTCTTCGGGATTTTCCTTTTGCTATGCAAGCATGGCTATACGAGTCTTTGCTCCAATGTGGACTCAGATTTAGTAAGTAAGAAATGGAGACCGAATTCCCAGTATCTTAAACTGGAAGACAGTAGACCCAACGCCACCCTTAACTACCTGATGACTGGCATGTTCAAGGATGACGTCTCTCTGGTAATTTTCTATCCTAACAGAAATACATAAATACAGGTATTACACATTTATTTTGTATGTGATGTATGACATATGCATACATGTATTTGAATAGTATTAACAAAGATGCTCATTTTTCTCATAAATACATGTGTTTGAACCATTGATTAATCATGTATTtggatatatattttaaatacacTTGTAAATATGCATGTATTTGAGCATGTCATAGAACtgtcttcaacttcaaattcattcaaatacatgtttcaataatttttttaacttaaaagtGTATTTTACACAAATATATGTAACAGTCAAGTCACACATGTTCCTTTTGTAGGATCGTCTTACATATAATAATATTGTCCCGACCATGACCGAGGTTGAGACTCTTGGATTGCGTTCGTATCTCACCAGCAAAACTGCATCAACACCCTACATACAACAGGTTGaagatgaatctaatgattttAGTTCCACATCACCATTTGGCTGCTGCTAAAcaacctcaaaaaaaaaaaaaaaaaaaaagatacatcAAAATCTCCACCTCACAAAAAGCTGAGAGAAATGCCAATGATACTATCGCCCGTGGGCAATACAACAACTCCAATTCCAAGTTATGTTACTTATCCTAGGGGTGGAGGATTGACCAGACGTCCTGCTTGGGTATCAAATAAGTCTGTTCcaataaaggaaaaggaaaaatcatGTCCAAGCCCCCCGGCCCCTATCCCCGTGTTCCTGCCTGTTCGCTCCAAATACCACGCTCCATCTGAATCAAAACTTTGAGATGACATCAATTGTAAGTCTGATTTTGttacttatgttattttatttaagtATTAATAAAGGAATGCATTTTATGGATTTCTTGTTTGAAAATTTAGGTTTTTGCTGAATTCAAGGATCTTCGCAAAGTCATTGATGACAAATTCGACAAGGTTTTTGACCTTATCAAAGGGAATCAAACTTCtaaaaaggtttaaaaaaaaaccaacatatatacaaatgtttTTTGAGTGTATGCACACAATTCATGAATATATTTATCAAATACACCTTTTTGTTCTTAGGGTGCTGACAGCGAGGCTCCGGTTCATCTTCCCGATGCTGACATACATCAGCCAGCGGACGACTACATGGACCATGGGGATGGCATTCAAATGGAGACGGATACAGGCCATGTAGATTCAGCAGAGGTATATTTCTTATACTTACTGATTTTTACACTTTTACTCATATAAATTTACTGTATTTAACATTTTTATAAGTATCGCATATTTTGGGTGTCTATCTGAGTCACAAATAATATGTATTTCTGTAATTTTAAATCTCTGGGTTaatgtatttatatgtattttttgttgaattgggttcatttattttttgggCACATTACTGGCTTTATTATATTTTGATGTATTTGAGTAGATTTCAATTATATTGTTCatgttttattaatttatttggaTTTAATTTAAGTAACTGATTCATGtattttacttcttctttttttataaaattatttttaagagAGTGGAGTTGGAATAGGGTGATGCGCTATATATTGGAGTCCTTCATGGCAACGAGAGTGGGGATACAATAAAAGCTTCAACTGAAGAGATTAATGAAGGAGGTGATCTTTCAGAAGAACCTAAGACCTCAGCTCAGTTTCCTCGTGACGTATCAGGGAAagataaagatgaagaaaaaaagaattctaATGCCACTCTACAAGATGATTCATCCAACAATACTGAGGTACGTTACTtgtattttctaaaatatataGCGTATGAAAAATACAAGTATCTTACAAAAATGTACTTTTTGTTAAATCAGGGCATGATAGCACAAGTCCTACCTGATATAGCTGGCTCAGAAAAAGCTAAACAACCAGTTAAAGAAAAAAGTGTCGGGAAACAAATTGATCATTCTGTCTTAGAGAAGCCCCACGTAGCAGTTTCGGATGCAAAACCTCTATCTCAGTGGTTGTTGCCTGATGAGCTTTCCAAACCAAACCCCGAAAAGACAAATCATTTTGCATCCGTCATAGTAGATATAAGATTCACCATACATGAAAAATTTTGGTTCAGCTTTAGGTATGTATTTTATTGAcatttttaatgtattttttttgtatttgtgtATCCATCTGttaattttcattatgcattacaCAGGAAGTAGTTCGTCTTAGATCTATATGCctatttttgacaaaatattttcattgGAGCAAGATCCCATCATCGGTCTGCTTGATGTAAAGCTTCTTGATCAATATCGTGTTTGGCTTCGTCAGGGACTTCTTGTCAGGCACAATCACAAGTATGTTTTTCACCACTAGTACATTTTAACAtattacatatatactataAGGAATAACTATATGTATTTctgtattttttatattatagaaagaacaaggaagaccattacaaaaagaagatgGCAATTTTTTAGCATGGGGACAAGTACAATTTTGGCATCACAACTATCGCCGATAAAAACTAGTTCTACCTTTTATCAATGCCTTGCTAACTTTGGAATGATGAGGTGCAATATACTTGATTTATATACCTAGTTTATCGAAatactttatgtatttttggTGTTTTAATTATTGTATTTAATGATTGCAGCACATTGACGTCATTTTCTACTACTTTCGAAAGAAAGGCAAGTATGACCAAAAGGACCAATTACAAATTCACCACTGTGGACTATCTCTTCAAGCAGAAAGTTGATGTTGTCTATATTGCCTTTCACAACATTGATACTTAAACCAATGTGGCCAATGAAGAGCAAGTCTTGTGCGAGTACGTGAAGGGGCACATGCTTCTTGCAAATGTCCCGTGGCATACGGTTGACAATGTGCTGATACCAGTCAACATACAAGAAAAAAATCCTTTGAATATtggttatgatttcattcaaGGACATgtaattttgtatctatatattttttttttgagataagTGTTGGATGTATTTTGACTTACTATACTGATTTCttgttgtatgtatatattttgtgtgttTTTGTATCCTTCTATTACGGACAGGTGTCTTTACGTCTACAACTCATATCAAGCAGCAGGGCATAATCCAGCTATTAGTGGTGAAATACACAAGCTTGCTACACTTCGGCCGCATTTCCTACATATTGGTGGATTCTACGAACCAAAAAGGCATAGATTTGGTCAAAGACCCAGCTTATACGGATAAGACACAAATTGATATTCTTGAAGTAGTCTATGTTGAAAATCTACCTCAGCAAGCCGCTGGTAGCATGTAAGTTGTTCATgtattttttaatgtatttgtgtatttgaacGATTGATAAACTAAACATCAAGCACACATACTTTcaaatatagtatacatattTTGACATTACttttaaatgtatttgaaaGTATCTGTGTATTCAGATTTTCATATTTTGTCTTGTATGTGCTACTTACTGTTTTTCATACATCTTTTCCAGGGATTGTGGTGTTTCCGTGGCAGAATGTGCTGAGTATTTGAGCTCGGATGAAGGGTTCTAGCTACAGTTGATGCAACAATGATGCGTATGAGATATGGTGCACTCCTATGGGACCATGCGGAACGAAAGGTAGCTGACAATGCCCAGAGCGATAATGAGGTGCCACCAAGAACAGTTTGGCTAGCTATAGATTATGACACAGTTGATGCAATTGATGTTTGATTAGTACTGATTGTAACATTGGATTACAAACCAGATTGTTACTGTTTTTAAGAGCACCTATTTTGCCACAGATTGAAGTTTTTAAATGTATTTTACCTATGTTGGATTATCATATTATCTATTGTATCTGCCTACATTTAACTATTGTTACCGCATTcatatacattcaaatacacaaaatacATTATTATTTGTCCTATGTTGGATTATCTACTTAACAAGTATATGTAACTCAATTTTTCAAGTATATGTCACTCAATTTTCATTCACACTGTGTATTTCATGTATGTTGTATTTGACATGGGCCATTATCAAATACATGTAACTACAATCAAATATACCAAGTACATCAGGTTACAAACACCAGATGTGTGTTGTATCACCTATAAAGCAGTGTTTCGAAGTTATTAAATACACCAATTTTGTTAGAATAATCAAAGATAATCGTTTGTACTCATGTGCAAACATATTCAAAAATAACTCCATAATTCCAAAAGAAGTAATGACACAACTATTGCAATGTGTTCAAAGTGACTGCCTTTATTCAAATATTGCAAAAAAAAACAACGTATTTTTTCTAACAAATGTAAATGgctataaagaaaaaaaaaaacaatcacttctttcgaggctcaaaaaattccaaaaacgTCTATTGTGTCCAAGACGTCCACAAGTACTGCAagcatgtctttttttttaccAATAATCAATTTCCTTAACGGCTTAACACGcttcttcttcggcctaccaGGAGGTCTCTTGTATCTTGGTGGAAAAACTACATCATCCGAGATGTATGTGGGAATCTTCCAATCATGCTCGCCGAGGAGAGGATCCACAGGTATCTAATATGTTTTCACCACGGTTGCGCGATTTGAACAATTCTGAGCAATAATCATCAGCctttagatttttcttctttaagaCAGCCCATGCATGTGGGCAAGGAATTTCATCTATTTGAAACATCCGACAACTGCAAGTTTTGTTTTTCAAGCAAACAATGAAACGTCTTCCTCCATCATGGACCGTGTACACGTATTCGGTTGATGGTTCTACCTACAAAAAGTCATTACTTGTATTTGTTAAGTATGCaatcaaatacatataaatacataaagaTACTTTTAGTCAAATATGTACAAGAACATCTTCAGAAGATATTTATAAAACCATTATGTTCATGAACAtgcttgaaattaaaaaaaaaaaaaatcaaatacatGACACACATGTACGAACTGAACCTGACAAATACAATCAAAATACAAATACATGCTAAAACTGCATCTGATCAATACAAGCAAATGCATTAAATTCATGTACAAACTTCAACAGCcaaatacagtcaaatacatcATATACAGCTAACTATAATTGCAGGTCAGTAAAGTATATTTTAAATGAATTGAACTGAAACATACCGTCATACGTAAACATGGAATCTCATTTGTTGACAGCATCTTCTGGAACTTTTTAGACAGTGTTGTGAATGTGTATGTACCGTTCCTCCGGTTATTGTAATTCCATCTCCCAAACATCTTCCTAACTTCTTCGAGAAAATCAAATATAGGAAGTTCTCTAGCCGCTACAAGGTGACGAGTAATACACTTTGCTATGTTCGAAGTCATGGTCCATCCTCGGTTAATAGATGCATACACTCTAGCCCAGTTTTCTCTTCCAGCTAATTTCAAATACTCTGCTACCCGAATATCTGCCTTCTCAACCTTCCCCATCAACTCATCAATTCATCCTGCGTGTATTCCTTTGCCATTGCATAAAACACTGGACTCAAAACATCTTTACTCTTCTTGTAATTCTTACATACGTTACCCCACAAATGCCATATGCACGCGTAATGCGGAACATTTGCATAAATTCTAGATACAGCTTTGTTTATGCTTTCATGCCTATCGGACACGATACACATATTCTTTTTAACTCCATAGTCTTCCCTGAACCGCTCAAAGAACCACGTCCAAGACCTTTCATTCTCAGAATCGATCACACTATATGATAAGGGAAGTATATATTACCTGCACATACAGTTGCATTAAAATAAAGAAttcagtatgtatatattcGTTTGAGTATAACCATATTTAttgcatatcaaatatatatatatatatatatgtatatatatatatgtgtgtgtgtgtgtgtgtgtgtgtgtgtgtatgtgtgtgtgtgtgtttcaCTTACCTGCATCGTCTAGTGTGCTTGCTGAAACGAATGTGCCATTGTATGTTGTTTTTAGGTGGCTCCCGTCTACTACCACAATGGGTCTACAACACTCAAAGCCCTTGATAAATGCATACAATGCTATAAATACATATAGGAACTCGTTGTCATGGGTGACCCCAAGTATGTTTTATCCATGATGTATAAATATCGAGGTAATTTGTTGTATGATTCTGATGGTTCACCTATTAAGTCCTTCATAGCCCTCTCTTTAGCCCGCCAAGCGACCATGTAAGACACATTCATGCCAAGATCATTGAAGACATCATCCGCTATGCCATCAGGTGTATATTTCCTCTTATGATTGGCTACTTTTGGTTTAACaatctgtaacgacccgtttggtcgttttagCATTTTGGAGTCTTTTACCCAAAGTAACCTTTTCGTAGATTGGAAATGATATTCTTGACTTGCGGGGATAGGTGGTATGGTTATATAATTGATGGGTAAATTTTAGAATTTATCTATTTAAAGTGTGTGAACAGTTTAGTCATAGGAATTCTATTTGCACTTATATGAGGTATAAGTTGGTGAATAATGTAATTTATTAAGTGGGTCAATTTTTCACCTTATACATACTGGTTGAGTAAAAaggttattttgaataattattttagTGGTGAttaatgggccaagcccataattaatttaaaacccTAAAGCACATGACCCATAATTAGGAGTTAATTTAGTGGGGCAGGGTAGACATATTAAAAGAAAGCATCAAAAGTTTCAAGCAAAAGTGTGGGCACGGAAGTTTGCCGTCAACTTGAGATTCATTAATGAAGGAAAGACTTATTCAATTAAAGGTCCATTTCTTTCACCTTGGTTTAGTTCATATTATATATTTCAAGTGTTTAATATCATGTGAAATATAACTGAGTATTGATGTTGGATTTCTTGgatgatatatatgtacgttGGAATTCCCTTTTTGTGCATGTTTCCTTTGATCTGTTTCATGAATGCATCGTGGTCTAGAGTCACTATTTTAATGACTTGACTATTTTTAATGACTTTATAATGTTGAGCTACTGCTTGTTGAGCTTTTCCTCGGTTGACGAAGACGTTTTTGGCAGTTGCTTGAGGTCTATTTAGCAATCTTTTCTTCATTAAGTATGCAAAAACTTTGGTACTATGTACATAATGGAAGTCCTTGTCAATATATTAAATTACGTTTTTGTCTTAATTTGTAAGTGCTTTCATCTATATTGTGTGTTTGGATCAGATTTTTTTATATTGTCCATTATGTTTCATATTCTTGATATtcaaaaattcaataaaataatGGTATATAGAAATTGGTGGGTTTTCCATGGAAACGAGTTTTCAAGTAAAATGTGGAATTGAACATCGATTCGTGATCGGATTTCAATGATTgttgagaatcataagcttgggcTATTGTATGCCAGttttccaaaataaaattacaatcTTTCCCTGTGGGCCCAATGCCACTTTTTGGGGTGCGTTTTTGGGTTTTGAttataaatatagcaatatgagtgttcttagattcgtattctaacgtagatcgcatattttatagattttaaTCGTTCAGAGGCTCTACACAAAAGGGAGGcattagtttgattgttcgtggcacccgctcggcattgaggtaggttacggtctactttagttagactctgattagagaatcgtatgtagttgtagaaagtgacggggatagcatataggccttcgggcatgaagtggAGGTGGATTCCAATTAGGTTGGCTGCGTAGAATTTGTacgttatgtgggcttgtcgccatatgtgttattttctgtGATTATCACCTGTTTGTATCTCTGTCATATACTAGCTCCCTCATTATATGAAAAGGAATGATaacattaatatgacttgtatttgttgattgtatattggtgatattgttgagactgatatcatgtATGACATGCCTTCCATATTATTCTTGTGATGATGGTggtgagtgattgagagactcgaggtttttgcggagattgagagtgacgtgagagactccgaggtcctTGCCGGAGATTGAGGGTGATTGaaagcctccgaggtttctaccggagagcacgagtggtacatggacttcgcgggtcccccatgggtcatggctttgaggcactgcccttagcatgtgtgtacgagagtggagCGTGAGAGAGGTGactgttgcattgcattgcattcactcACTCATACATTGGACTGATCATCTGGTTAATTATATTCGttttggttgatttcatgattcctttacactttacttgtatattatatgtgaccatacctgtttgctctatgtgctacttgttagtttccacttcgtcatgcgttatctaatcattgtcggcctatgatgcttaccggacTAGTGTTGTGCGATACTACTCTTCGCACTTTTCTTGAGAGTGCAGAGTACGATCCAGGCTCCAGTTCTACACCCCGTGGCTGATACGCGAGGGTGACGTTTTTCAGTAattcagggtgagctacttggT contains:
- the LOC132042170 gene encoding uncharacterized protein LOC132042170, whose product is MGKVEKADIRVAEYLKLAGRENWARVYASINRGWTMTSNIAKCITRHLVAARELPIFDFLEEVRKMFGRWNYNNRRNGTYTFTTLSKKFQKMLSTNEIPCLRMTVEPSTEYVYTVHDGGRRFIVCLKNKTCSCRMFQIDEIPCPHAWAVLKKKNLKADDYCSELFKSRNRGENILDTCGSSPRRA